A stretch of the uncultured Cohaesibacter sp. genome encodes the following:
- a CDS encoding ABC transporter permease: MLAASGASRDYKAIAAKYGQKYGILLALVLVCLVLTFANEYFLTTRNILNVLRQTSINGILAIGMTFVILTRGIDLSVGSVVALAGIVAASMATTSQAAAFMGAPYPAAVAFAVGIAVGVVAGAINGIVVSRFSVPAFVTTLGMLSAARGLTLLYADGQPVPALTKGFRFIGRDDILGIPMPVVLFALVFVAAYWVLSSTRFGRRVYAVGGNPHAARVSGINVRRVILSVYVISGGLAGLAGMILAARTGSALTQAGIAYELDAIAAVVIGGTSLLGGVGRVSGTLIGALLIAVVNNGLDLMGVESYYQQVIKGALIVAAVMLDQARQKNA; the protein is encoded by the coding sequence ATGTTGGCAGCATCGGGTGCATCCCGTGATTACAAGGCGATAGCCGCGAAATACGGCCAGAAATACGGCATCCTGCTGGCTCTTGTTCTGGTCTGTCTTGTCTTGACCTTTGCAAATGAATATTTCCTGACGACGCGGAATATTCTCAACGTCCTGCGGCAGACCTCGATCAATGGCATTCTTGCTATCGGGATGACATTTGTCATTCTGACAAGGGGGATCGACCTGTCTGTTGGCTCTGTTGTTGCGTTGGCGGGCATTGTGGCCGCCTCCATGGCAACGACATCGCAAGCAGCGGCCTTTATGGGGGCCCCTTATCCTGCCGCCGTCGCATTTGCGGTTGGTATTGCCGTGGGCGTCGTTGCCGGGGCGATTAACGGCATAGTTGTTTCCCGCTTCAGCGTGCCGGCGTTTGTTACGACACTTGGGATGCTCTCTGCGGCGCGTGGTCTCACATTGCTCTATGCGGATGGTCAGCCCGTCCCAGCCTTGACCAAAGGGTTTCGGTTCATTGGGCGCGACGATATCTTGGGCATTCCGATGCCGGTTGTTCTCTTCGCACTGGTTTTCGTTGCGGCCTATTGGGTCTTGTCATCCACGCGCTTTGGCCGCCGTGTCTATGCCGTTGGAGGCAACCCGCATGCTGCCCGTGTATCAGGCATCAATGTGCGTAGGGTCATTCTCAGCGTCTATGTAATTTCGGGCGGTTTGGCCGGTCTTGCGGGCATGATCCTTGCCGCGCGAACCGGTTCGGCCCTCACACAGGCCGGGATTGCCTATGAACTTGATGCTATCGCTGCGGTTGTTATTGGCGGCACCTCGTTGCTTGGCGGTGTTGGCCGTGTATCTGGCACGCTGATCGGTGCCCTGCTGATTGCGGTGGTCAATAATGGTCTCGATTTGATGGGGGTGGAGTCCTACTACCAGCAGGTCATCAAGGGGGCGCTGATCGTGGCAGCCGTGATGCTTGATCAGGCCCGACAGAAAAACGCCTAA
- a CDS encoding substrate-binding domain-containing protein: protein MSKLMKTLAIAAALMTSTAAVAKDVPKIGAAVYGLNAEFMQIWAHALEEHPAVKEKLVDLTIFDGRYDALVQQEQFETMITQNYDAIIFVPIDIEAGASAVEAAHDAGIPVFGSNTRVNSDLLNSYVGSNDVASGYMEAKYVLDKIGCKGNVVIIEGPIGQSAQIQRLEGNKKALAECPDVKVLEQKTANWSRAEAQSLMENWLTAHPGEINGVIGQNDEMALGAIEAIKSAKLNVGDFAIAGIDGITDSLRAVKKQEMASILQDGAAQAQGALDLAIKAVQPDYKPMSKIWKQYSDMPWNDGKDAEYSVPWTPVTLDNVDALLAKRQ, encoded by the coding sequence ATGTCTAAACTGATGAAAACCCTGGCAATTGCAGCCGCATTGATGACCAGCACCGCGGCGGTCGCAAAAGACGTTCCGAAAATCGGAGCTGCCGTTTACGGGCTCAATGCCGAATTCATGCAAATCTGGGCTCATGCCCTCGAAGAGCATCCGGCAGTGAAAGAAAAACTTGTCGATCTGACAATCTTTGACGGTCGTTATGATGCTCTGGTCCAGCAGGAACAGTTTGAAACCATGATCACGCAGAATTATGACGCGATCATTTTCGTTCCAATCGATATTGAAGCTGGTGCGTCTGCTGTTGAAGCTGCCCATGATGCGGGCATCCCTGTCTTTGGTTCCAACACGCGTGTGAATAGCGATTTGCTCAATTCCTATGTCGGCTCCAATGACGTTGCATCCGGTTATATGGAAGCCAAATACGTTCTCGACAAAATCGGCTGTAAGGGCAACGTCGTGATCATCGAAGGTCCGATTGGTCAGTCCGCACAGATCCAGCGTCTGGAAGGCAACAAGAAAGCGCTTGCTGAATGTCCTGATGTAAAGGTTCTTGAACAGAAAACGGCCAACTGGTCGCGCGCCGAAGCGCAGTCGCTGATGGAAAACTGGCTCACCGCTCATCCAGGTGAAATCAATGGTGTGATCGGTCAGAATGATGAAATGGCTCTGGGCGCCATTGAAGCCATCAAGTCTGCCAAACTGAATGTCGGCGACTTCGCAATTGCCGGGATTGACGGGATTACGGATTCTTTGCGTGCCGTGAAGAAGCAAGAAATGGCTTCCATCCTTCAGGATGGTGCCGCGCAGGCACAAGGTGCACTCGATCTGGCCATCAAGGCGGTTCAGCCAGACTACAAGCCGATGTCTAAAATCTGGAAGCAATATTCCGACATGCCTTGGAATGACGGCAAGGACGCCGAATATAGCGTGCCTTGGACTCCGGTCACCCTCGACAATGTTGATGCGCTTCTCGCTAAACGTCAGTAG
- a CDS encoding D-threitol dehydrogenase gives MPSGPETIDFDFPLTGKTAFVTGGASGIGAAVADALNAKGVRVAVVDLKEDAAKAKAGALDDAIAIACNVADADSVDAAVKTATAAFGRIDILVNSAGIVALAPAEDLSLDAWKLTMDVNLTGSFIVAQTVGRVMIKQGGGRIINIASQAGSVAIDEHVAYCASKFAIRGMTKTLALEWGEFGINVNSVSPTVVLTELGKSAWAGEKGENAIKEIPVGRFAEPCEIAAAVVFLASDGAAMFNGADLIVDGGYTIK, from the coding sequence ATGCCATCGGGACCAGAAACCATCGACTTCGACTTCCCGCTTACCGGGAAAACTGCATTCGTTACAGGAGGAGCATCCGGGATCGGCGCTGCGGTTGCTGATGCCTTGAACGCCAAAGGTGTTCGGGTTGCTGTTGTCGATCTGAAGGAAGATGCGGCAAAAGCCAAGGCAGGGGCTCTAGATGATGCCATCGCAATTGCGTGCAATGTTGCTGACGCTGACTCCGTTGATGCGGCTGTAAAGACTGCGACTGCGGCCTTTGGTCGGATTGATATTTTGGTCAACAGCGCGGGGATCGTTGCCCTAGCTCCAGCTGAAGACCTCAGCCTTGATGCATGGAAATTGACCATGGATGTCAACCTGACGGGCAGCTTTATTGTGGCTCAGACCGTCGGGCGCGTCATGATCAAACAGGGTGGTGGACGCATTATCAATATTGCTTCGCAGGCAGGCTCTGTTGCAATCGACGAACATGTGGCCTATTGCGCTTCCAAATTCGCCATTCGCGGGATGACCAAGACACTTGCTCTGGAATGGGGTGAGTTTGGTATCAATGTAAACAGCGTTTCTCCCACCGTTGTTTTGACCGAGCTGGGCAAATCCGCTTGGGCTGGCGAGAAAGGCGAAAATGCGATCAAGGAGATCCCCGTGGGCCGTTTTGCCGAACCATGCGAAATCGCTGCAGCCGTGGTTTTCCTGGCATCTGACGGCGCTGCCATGTTCAACGGCGCAGATCTGATCGTCGACGGCGGCTATACCATCAAATGA
- a CDS encoding dihydroxyacetone kinase subunit DhaK, with protein sequence MQRFLNNPDDIVDETVAGFVRAHGDLVRQHEGNGRVVVSRFAAEKGRVGIVTGGGSGHEPAFIGYTGKNMVDAVAVGELFSSPTAKSFLDAIKAADGGAGVAVLYGNYAGDNMNVKMASKMIKKDGIEVATVVANDDVCSASADERAKRRGVAGEIFMWKIGGAKAATGASLVDVIAAAQKAIDNCRSIGLGLGPCTLPAVGHPNFEIEPGKMEVGIGHHGEPGVRVEDLVTANEIADDMVKVVLDDHNLPAGSEVAVLVSGLGATPVNELYVLYDRMAEQIEARGLKIHKAFVGNYFTSLEMVGSTLTVMALDDELKPLLDMETNCPGL encoded by the coding sequence ATGCAACGCTTTCTAAACAATCCAGATGACATCGTCGATGAAACGGTTGCTGGGTTCGTACGTGCCCATGGTGATCTAGTTCGTCAGCATGAGGGCAATGGTCGTGTCGTGGTTTCCAGATTTGCCGCGGAAAAGGGTCGCGTCGGCATCGTGACCGGCGGTGGCTCCGGGCATGAGCCTGCATTTATCGGATATACCGGCAAGAATATGGTCGATGCGGTTGCTGTCGGGGAACTCTTCTCGTCGCCTACGGCAAAAAGCTTCCTTGACGCGATCAAGGCGGCAGATGGTGGCGCCGGAGTTGCCGTGCTTTATGGCAACTATGCTGGTGACAACATGAATGTCAAAATGGCCAGCAAGATGATCAAGAAAGATGGCATCGAGGTTGCCACCGTGGTGGCCAATGACGATGTTTGTTCAGCCTCTGCTGATGAGCGGGCCAAGCGCCGCGGTGTTGCTGGCGAGATCTTCATGTGGAAGATCGGTGGGGCCAAGGCCGCGACTGGTGCGTCTCTTGTAGACGTGATTGCTGCAGCTCAGAAAGCGATCGACAATTGCCGTTCCATTGGCCTTGGTCTTGGTCCATGCACTCTGCCAGCTGTCGGTCATCCAAACTTCGAGATCGAGCCGGGCAAGATGGAAGTCGGCATCGGCCACCATGGCGAGCCGGGTGTTCGGGTGGAAGACCTTGTGACCGCCAATGAGATAGCAGACGACATGGTCAAGGTTGTGCTTGATGATCACAATTTGCCAGCAGGGTCAGAGGTCGCCGTTCTCGTTTCTGGTCTTGGGGCAACCCCGGTCAATGAGCTGTATGTCTTGTATGATCGCATGGCCGAGCAAATCGAGGCACGGGGTTTGAAGATTCACAAGGCCTTTGTCGGCAACTATTTCACGTCGCTGGAAATGGTCGGTTCGACCCTCACGGTGATGGCGCTTGACGACGAACTCAAGCCTTTGCTGGACATGGAAACCAACTGTCCCGGACTTTAA
- the dhaL gene encoding dihydroxyacetone kinase subunit DhaL: MQEISNRGAGKIIADIAEVIVSNKAYLSEIDGKIGDGDHGINMAKGFGRAADRLDPDGTLTDAMEVLSDVLMSEIGGSMGPLYGMMFSDMAESLADKETIDVASFGAMLRAGLDGVQQIGNASVGDKTLIDTFSPAVDGFDAAVEEGKSFAEALSAMKGAAEAGRDSTIDLVAKLGRSARLGERSRGVLDAGATSCCMILSGFADSITARLT; encoded by the coding sequence ATGCAGGAAATTTCCAACAGGGGCGCTGGCAAGATCATTGCCGATATCGCCGAAGTGATTGTCTCCAACAAAGCCTATCTGTCGGAAATTGACGGCAAGATCGGAGACGGTGACCATGGCATCAACATGGCCAAGGGCTTTGGTCGCGCGGCTGACCGTCTCGATCCGGATGGCACATTGACCGATGCAATGGAAGTCCTCTCCGATGTTCTGATGTCGGAAATCGGCGGATCGATGGGCCCGCTTTATGGCATGATGTTCTCGGATATGGCCGAGAGCCTTGCTGACAAAGAGACCATTGATGTGGCGTCCTTCGGAGCCATGCTGAGGGCCGGGCTTGATGGGGTTCAGCAGATTGGGAATGCCAGTGTCGGGGACAAGACTCTGATCGACACCTTCTCACCGGCCGTGGATGGCTTTGATGCCGCCGTCGAAGAGGGCAAGAGCTTTGCCGAGGCCCTGTCGGCGATGAAAGGTGCCGCAGAGGCGGGGCGTGACAGCACCATTGATCTCGTTGCCAAACTCGGGCGTTCTGCACGTCTGGGTGAACGCTCCAGAGGCGTGCTGGATGCCGGTGCGACATCCTGCTGCATGATCCTATCCGGCTTTGCAGACAGCATCACGGCTCGACTGACCTGA
- the dhaL gene encoding dihydroxyacetone kinase subunit DhaL — MKQIGIDYICSFLREVAMRMKESADYLGQLDGEIGDGDHGYTMSRGFHAIVRAINDADRQLLDLSDLFRLCSDSFLEAVGATTGPLYASGFLSAAEFADGRKELAADEALLLLPAISEGISRRGKAIAGDKTMMDVWLPVGQSARALYQEKASLCDVVKDLRSVARHGAESTRSMKAVRGRAARLGDRSLGHVDPGAASAAIIVDCFADMLEQRGR, encoded by the coding sequence ATGAAACAGATAGGTATCGATTATATTTGCAGCTTCCTTCGGGAAGTCGCAATGCGGATGAAAGAATCGGCTGACTATCTTGGCCAGCTCGATGGTGAAATTGGCGATGGTGATCATGGTTACACCATGTCGCGGGGATTTCACGCCATTGTCCGAGCGATAAATGACGCTGATCGCCAGTTGCTGGACCTGTCAGATCTGTTTCGTCTTTGTAGTGACTCTTTCCTTGAAGCTGTTGGTGCGACCACCGGTCCGCTCTATGCGTCGGGCTTTCTGTCTGCTGCCGAATTTGCGGATGGACGTAAGGAGCTGGCCGCGGATGAAGCGTTGCTGTTGTTGCCTGCAATTTCTGAAGGTATTTCCAGACGCGGTAAGGCGATTGCTGGCGACAAGACCATGATGGATGTCTGGCTTCCGGTCGGGCAGAGTGCTCGTGCATTGTATCAGGAAAAAGCGTCGCTTTGTGATGTTGTCAAGGATCTGCGTTCGGTGGCGCGGCACGGCGCTGAAAGCACGCGCTCGATGAAGGCCGTGCGGGGCAGAGCGGCAAGGCTGGGGGATCGGAGCCTTGGCCATGTCGATCCCGGAGCCGCCTCAGCCGCCATCATCGTTGATTGTTTCGCCGATATGCTTGAACAGAGGGGCCGCTGA
- a CDS encoding bifunctional sugar-binding transcriptional regulator/dihydroxyacetone kinase subunit DhaK gives MAPKRKSGAVRSEKGGADVPIPLRFGNDPLLWASWLYYEEGLTQGDIAQIIGVSRATVVTYLADARTRGLVNISISSEHLRTLSISKALKQHFGLKDCLVIPGEGGDRSLIDRLGAAGAQVLKEMLRSGDTIGVGWGRTVLATAQALNLDTISDVRVVQMTGSTSGHVPYAPAACATKMASAIGAECIPLSAPAIVSSPELYDILTGEGLIREQMACLDELDSVIFGIASLRPNSTLHSSGFFHDDPDLRDAYASAVGAVAGRYIDDRGKLVEGPLEDRTIGISLAQLACVKHRVAIAGGTDKLPAILATLRGGFANVLITDATTGMGILNAEGKKSLLQRSVPEKKEELIGTIKRTKVKKFLNEAEDAVDESLEGAVLEYANYLKPVKDSNRALIALDGPREGKVGLVIGGGAGHDPYFYGYVGRGLADAVAIGNIFASPPPMPILDCTRAVDGGAGVLHVFGNYSGDILNFEMAGDMAKREGINVRTVITTDDIASSSEEERDARRGVAGSVFVFKVAGAACDLMLPIDRVEALTRKANRQTYTVGVALEPCSMPEIRRPTFLLGDDEMEVGVGVHGEPGIARQPIASANDTADIMVDLILAEMAPNRGEEVALLVNSLGATPMMELLIIARRVRKRLKARDITVTRSWTGNYCTSLDMSGVSISLLRLDSELKAMLDHPCSTAAFQV, from the coding sequence ATGGCTCCAAAAAGAAAGTCTGGCGCTGTTCGAAGCGAAAAGGGTGGTGCAGATGTCCCGATACCGCTGCGTTTTGGCAATGATCCGCTGCTCTGGGCAAGCTGGCTCTATTATGAAGAGGGTCTGACGCAGGGTGACATTGCGCAAATCATCGGTGTGTCCCGTGCAACTGTTGTGACCTATCTGGCAGATGCACGCACGCGCGGCTTGGTGAATATCTCCATTTCGTCCGAGCATTTGAGGACCTTGTCTATCTCCAAGGCGTTGAAGCAGCATTTTGGCCTAAAGGATTGTCTGGTTATTCCCGGCGAGGGGGGAGACCGGTCGCTGATCGACCGTCTGGGGGCTGCTGGTGCGCAGGTGCTAAAGGAAATGCTGCGTTCGGGCGACACAATAGGTGTTGGCTGGGGACGCACGGTGCTCGCTACGGCACAGGCCCTCAACCTTGATACAATTTCGGATGTGCGCGTTGTACAGATGACCGGTTCAACTTCGGGACATGTGCCCTATGCGCCTGCGGCCTGTGCAACGAAGATGGCCTCGGCAATCGGCGCCGAGTGTATTCCCCTGTCCGCGCCCGCAATCGTATCCAGCCCCGAACTCTATGATATTCTGACCGGTGAGGGGTTGATCCGCGAACAGATGGCCTGCCTTGATGAACTTGATAGCGTCATCTTTGGCATCGCGTCACTCCGGCCCAATTCGACCTTGCACAGTTCGGGCTTCTTTCATGACGATCCTGATCTGCGAGATGCCTATGCAAGTGCGGTGGGGGCGGTTGCCGGTCGCTATATTGATGATCGTGGGAAGCTGGTTGAGGGGCCACTGGAAGATCGGACCATCGGGATTTCGCTCGCGCAGTTGGCGTGCGTGAAGCATCGGGTCGCCATTGCTGGTGGCACGGACAAGTTGCCGGCCATTCTGGCGACATTGCGCGGCGGGTTTGCCAATGTTCTGATTACCGATGCGACCACCGGCATGGGTATTCTCAATGCCGAGGGTAAGAAAAGTCTATTGCAGCGCTCTGTGCCCGAGAAGAAAGAGGAATTGATCGGCACAATCAAGCGCACCAAGGTCAAGAAATTTCTGAACGAAGCGGAAGATGCAGTTGATGAATCGCTTGAAGGTGCCGTTCTGGAATATGCGAACTATTTGAAGCCCGTGAAAGATTCCAATCGCGCTCTCATTGCGCTCGACGGCCCCCGAGAGGGCAAAGTAGGACTGGTGATTGGTGGCGGTGCCGGGCACGACCCCTATTTTTATGGCTATGTCGGGCGCGGTTTGGCGGATGCGGTCGCCATCGGCAACATTTTTGCCTCACCGCCTCCAATGCCGATCCTCGATTGTACAAGGGCCGTTGATGGTGGCGCTGGCGTTCTGCATGTTTTCGGGAACTATTCGGGCGACATTCTCAACTTCGAAATGGCTGGCGACATGGCCAAGCGGGAGGGGATCAATGTGCGCACGGTCATCACGACGGATGACATTGCGTCCTCCAGCGAGGAAGAGCGCGATGCCCGCCGCGGCGTTGCTGGCAGCGTGTTTGTCTTCAAGGTGGCTGGCGCTGCCTGTGATCTGATGTTGCCGATTGATCGGGTCGAGGCTCTGACACGCAAGGCCAACAGACAGACCTACACCGTTGGGGTGGCGCTTGAACCTTGTTCCATGCCGGAGATCCGGCGTCCCACATTTCTGCTTGGCGATGATGAAATGGAAGTCGGGGTCGGCGTCCATGGTGAGCCGGGGATCGCCCGTCAGCCTATTGCCAGTGCCAATGATACGGCTGACATAATGGTGGATTTGATCCTGGCAGAGATGGCCCCAAATCGTGGCGAGGAAGTTGCCTTGCTGGTCAATTCTCTTGGGGCGACGCCGATGATGGAATTGCTGATTATTGCGCGCCGTGTTCGAAAACGCCTCAAGGCGCGCGACATTACGGTGACGCGCAGTTGGACAGGCAACTATTGCACCTCACTTGATATGTCAGGGGTGTCGATTTCTCTGCTGCGTCTTGATTCTGAACTCAAGGCTATGCTGGATCATCCTTGCAGCACGGCAGCTTTTCAAGTTTAA
- a CDS encoding SH3 domain-containing protein, translating to MQFIRFERPFMKRFLLFLSIILAAAAPAAAAKIEVRNDLVAKIERLNPIFGAYSSEAFDLPVKREGLPSAKTKENAFNVIRLSGVITKGDTEKLKALVNKLVQNTWAWALVLDSPGGSFLEGIEIGEYLSYIVSSQDPNLIGVYVLNGDECLSACALAITLSTRYGELSDSENVRHIEAGGRIGFHMGMVPDKVADQQAKVSDIMNLTYDVIASYMRIIIGGSNPPELLQEALKHRTKDSFFYLTASGEAYDLGFSPVSKRGLSDALSSSALPMYKIAQMCSKLVKISQLHIDSVTQDYLGFPIANGTVNDYAKSKQGRVFLGSSHSGEHCLFGFSAKGNMLIEVLGKQAKAPSCQNGKNATSEFCAVDYDLTQFASNGLLAEINGCPGGVFEPIKSDGGAKIISVKNLMSMNMRSEPSLSSRTVAKIAKGTDMTPLDCAVSDDNQGIWSKVRAGSKIGWVSSRFLVTDYSYDWLENR from the coding sequence TTGCAATTTATTCGTTTTGAAAGGCCATTTATGAAACGCTTTTTACTCTTTCTTTCAATCATTCTGGCCGCCGCTGCACCGGCGGCAGCGGCAAAGATCGAAGTCAGAAATGATCTCGTGGCGAAAATCGAAAGACTGAACCCGATCTTCGGCGCCTATTCCTCGGAGGCGTTCGACCTGCCAGTGAAGCGGGAAGGCTTGCCCAGTGCCAAAACCAAGGAGAATGCGTTCAACGTCATCCGCCTGTCTGGTGTGATCACCAAGGGGGACACCGAAAAACTCAAAGCACTTGTCAATAAGCTCGTTCAGAACACTTGGGCTTGGGCCCTTGTCTTGGACAGTCCGGGGGGCAGCTTCTTGGAGGGGATCGAGATAGGGGAGTATCTCAGCTATATTGTCAGCAGCCAGGATCCCAACCTGATTGGCGTCTATGTCCTCAACGGCGACGAGTGCCTTTCCGCTTGCGCGCTGGCAATAACTCTCTCCACCCGATACGGGGAACTGAGTGACTCGGAAAATGTCCGACATATCGAAGCGGGTGGTCGCATCGGCTTCCACATGGGAATGGTGCCTGATAAGGTCGCCGACCAGCAGGCCAAGGTCAGTGATATCATGAATCTGACCTATGACGTCATTGCCTCTTACATGAGAATCATCATCGGTGGATCCAACCCGCCCGAGCTGCTGCAAGAAGCCTTGAAGCATCGTACCAAGGACAGCTTTTTCTACCTGACTGCAAGTGGCGAAGCCTATGATCTCGGCTTTTCTCCGGTGTCCAAAAGAGGCCTGTCCGATGCTCTGAGCAGCAGCGCCCTGCCGATGTACAAGATCGCACAAATGTGTTCCAAGCTGGTGAAGATTTCGCAACTTCATATCGATTCCGTGACGCAGGACTATCTAGGTTTCCCCATTGCGAACGGCACGGTAAATGATTACGCCAAGTCCAAACAAGGCCGTGTTTTTCTTGGCAGTTCCCACTCTGGAGAGCATTGCCTGTTTGGTTTTTCAGCCAAGGGCAATATGCTCATCGAAGTCCTGGGCAAGCAAGCCAAAGCACCATCCTGCCAGAATGGAAAAAACGCCACGAGTGAGTTCTGCGCTGTGGATTACGATTTGACCCAATTTGCCAGCAATGGACTGCTAGCCGAAATCAACGGCTGCCCGGGTGGCGTCTTTGAACCGATCAAATCCGATGGTGGAGCGAAAATCATATCTGTCAAGAATTTGATGTCTATGAATATGAGGTCCGAACCGTCCCTCAGCAGCAGAACCGTGGCAAAGATTGCCAAAGGCACAGATATGACGCCGCTGGACTGTGCGGTTTCAGATGACAATCAAGGCATATGGAGCAAGGTTAGAGCCGGTAGCAAAATCGGCTGGGTCAGCAGTCGTTTTCTGGTTACAGATTATTCTTATGATTGGCTGGAGAACAGATAA
- a CDS encoding LacI family DNA-binding transcriptional regulator, whose amino-acid sequence MIQRVTIRDVAAKAGVSVTTASRALNGTGRMSEDTRLRVQQVAKDLDYRPNTMARGLVQQRSFTLGLLTDDTYGRFTLPVAAGLSTAMTDRGVSVFLSAGEKEPKRMQLNLRAMEEKRVDGLVITGKRIDRDLPVDVSRLGMPVVYVYSKCPDGSIGFVPDDFNAAKIATQHLISLGRRKIAHITGMSSFEAAHLRDAGWKAALQEAGLAPHCEAIFGNWTEAHGYETAYRLFDATADRPDAIFCGNDQIARGVVDAFAHIGIKVPDDVAIVGFDNWEVFANATRPPLSTVDMGLTCLGTSAGLALLDMIEGKPIEPGLRKLPCRLVVRQSCGGEPSE is encoded by the coding sequence ATGATCCAACGTGTCACCATTCGTGATGTCGCGGCGAAGGCCGGGGTCAGTGTAACCACTGCATCTCGTGCTCTGAATGGGACGGGGCGCATGTCGGAAGATACACGCTTGCGGGTGCAACAAGTTGCCAAGGATCTTGATTATCGCCCGAACACCATGGCGCGGGGGCTCGTTCAACAGCGTTCATTCACCCTTGGTCTGTTGACCGATGACACCTATGGGCGATTCACCCTTCCGGTCGCAGCAGGTCTTTCCACGGCCATGACCGATCGCGGGGTATCGGTTTTTCTGAGTGCAGGCGAGAAAGAGCCAAAACGGATGCAGCTCAACTTGCGTGCAATGGAAGAAAAGAGGGTCGACGGATTGGTGATCACCGGCAAGCGCATTGATCGCGACCTGCCAGTGGATGTTTCACGGCTCGGCATGCCGGTTGTCTATGTTTATTCCAAATGTCCGGACGGTTCGATCGGGTTCGTGCCTGATGATTTCAACGCCGCCAAGATCGCGACCCAGCATTTGATCTCGCTGGGACGACGCAAGATTGCGCATATCACTGGCATGTCGTCTTTTGAGGCCGCGCATCTGCGCGATGCTGGATGGAAGGCCGCCCTTCAAGAGGCCGGGCTTGCGCCCCACTGTGAAGCGATCTTTGGCAACTGGACCGAGGCGCATGGCTACGAGACGGCTTACAGGCTTTTTGACGCCACCGCGGATCGACCCGATGCCATCTTCTGCGGAAATGATCAAATAGCCAGAGGCGTTGTTGATGCCTTTGCACATATAGGGATCAAGGTCCCTGACGATGTTGCCATTGTGGGCTTTGACAATTGGGAAGTGTTCGCCAACGCAACACGGCCGCCCCTTAGCACGGTGGATATGGGGCTGACTTGCCTGGGCACAAGTGCTGGGTTGGCACTGCTCGATATGATTGAAGGCAAGCCAATCGAGCCTGGCTTGAGAAAGCTGCCGTGCCGTTTGGTCGTGCGGCAGTCTTGCGGAGGAGAGCCGTCCGAGTAG